The Laspinema palackyanum D2c genome includes the window TCTGCCCCCTGGGATGAGTACCATTTCCAGGGTGATGCCATTGCCCAGGTCTTCGATGATTTGTTGGGCTTGCCCTTGAATGCGGCTGATTTCTTTGCCCTCGGCGTTGACTTTGACGATATCAAAGGTAAAGGTAACGCCCGGTTGGGGTGGGGTTTTGCCAATGCCTAATAACTTTAACCACTCAGCGACGGACTGGGGGCGTTTTGCCGCTTCTAATTCCAACCCTTTGAGAAGGGCGGCATTTTCCCAGTCAGCGATTTGCGGATTATGCTGTTTCGGTTCCGGTAAGGGGATTTTCAACTCATCCCGAAAATTAGCCGGTATCGGGCTTTTTTCCGTCCGCAAATTATATAGAGTAGCTGCCAAAGCATACACATCAGTATAGGGGCCGAATTCTCCTTGACGTTTATATTGCTCAATGGGAGCATAACACTCGGTTCTGGAGTTGGTCATGCTGCCGGTTTCACCGTATGCGAACTGTCTGGCTAACCCAAAATCAATTAACACAGCCTTGCCATCACTACGGCGCAACATTATATTGTGGGGTTTGATATCCCGGTGTAATAAATTCTGGCTATGCACATAACTCAGGGCGGAACCAATTTGCTCCATAATTTTCATGGCTTGGTCACATGACATGGGGCCATTGTCTTCTACGAGTTCCGCTAAGTTCTGCCCTTGGATATATTCCATGACCATGCCCATGAGTCCTAGAGATTCCACAACCTCGTAAACTTGGACAACATGAGGATGATGACAACTTGCCAGCCGCAATGCTTCGTTAACAAATTTAACTTGGAGGCTAGTAAATTCGGCGGTGGTTTTGTTGGTTTGCTGTCGCGTATTCAGGGTTTTGATGGCGACGATTTCGCCGCTTTTCTTTTTAGCAGTGTAGGTGCTGCCGAAGCCACCCCCACCGAGGATGCCGGTGATGGTGTATTTACCTTTGTCTAGTTGCTGGTTCGGTTGCCAGATGACGGGTTGCCAGTATTCGGTCATGGGAGTCAGAAACCGGGCTTCTTTAGATAAGCTTTGCCACATAGCCTAGAGTAACATAGAGAGATTAGAAACCGGGTTTCTTGATTCCAATACCTTCGCCAAAAAGGGAGGGCTAATGTAGATGTCACTTGTTGTTTACCACAACTACAAATGGCATCTACATTACCCCAAAGAAGACCCTGTTTTATGGAGTCAGATTTTCAAACGATTATCCAGTCTGGGTTGTATTCACCAACATTCCTCTGGGGCCAGTGACTATTCAATTGGCGAAGGGATTGCGGCTAAAAACCGGGTTTCTGAACTGTAGTAGGGAGCTAAAAACTGGGTTGGTGCCTCGAAAGAAAAAAAGACCAGCTAGAATTCTAGCTGGTCGGCATAAAAAATACCCTTTGCGTTGTCGTTTCTTTTCGAGGAAATCCTAACTGCGCGTTCCCAACCTTGCAGAAGGCGATTGATTGTTAAATCTGTTCCTCAAGGCGTATTGTAACAGAAGACACGATCGCATCCTTCCGTATTTTTCCCTATAAGTCAGTAAATTTTATTGAAGCTTCTGACTTCAATAATCAAACATTAAGTCGGAGGGGTAAAATGCTGAGGACAGCCCCAGAGAATGCGCTCATGCTTATAGATGACCATTCCGGGTTTTGCCCCCTTGGGTTTATAAACATTTTTCGGTTCCGTGTACACCACCGGGACTTGCTCACTCTGACGGGCGCGGCTATAGTAAGCGGTTAAATCCGCTGCAAATTGTAAATCCGGTTCATCAGCAACGGCCCCCGGGGGTACGCGCAACAACCCATGACTTCCAGCAATCTCCTGGGTGTGGAACCACAAGTCATAATCCGTCGCTACCCGAAAACTCAACACATCATTCTGGCGATTGTTCCGCCCGATTAGCAGTTCAAACCCACTGGGAGAGACAAAGCGATAAAACTCTGGGGTAGATTCTTGGGTTTGCCGCTTGTAGTCGGGGTCGCTGAGATATCCCTGCTGGATGAACTCTTCGCGAATTTCTGCCAATGCTTGTAAATCTGCGGGTTCGCGGTAGTCGTCGATTTGGGAAATGGCGACTTCGATCTGTTCTAAGTAGTCGATTTCTTGGCGAACTGCCGCGAGTAAGGGTTCGACTGCACCCCTTGCCCGTTTGAGTTTTTGGTGGCGTTTGTAGAGGGATTGGGCATTTTGGACGGCATTTTTTTCTAAATCCAGGGGAATGGTGACGGGTTTGCCGGTTTCAAAGTCGGGAAGCGCGATCGCCTTCATCCCCGGTTGCCACTCATGGAGGTTCGCCATCAATAAATCCGCTTTTGCTCGATATTCATCCGCTTCGGAAGATTCTTGCAAGCGGTTTTCAAATCCCTGTCCCTTGACTCGCAATTTATTCAGGAGATTGGAGAGTTTTTGACTCAGTTGATGGCGCAGTTGCTTAAAGTCAAACCGATTCAGTTCATCGGTATAGTACCGATTTAATAAGTCTTGGACTGACTTGAAATCCGGGGGTTCTGGATTGTGGTTCCAGTTGATGACTTGATATCCGGTTTCTGTCCAATGGGGATAGATTGCGGATAAATCGCCGGTTTGGCAGGTTTGAATAAAGTTTAGCCACTGTTGCCAGGAAGCAAATAGGCGGTTCCAATCGTCTGGAGTCAGACTGTGGGTGGATTGTTCAAAATCGAGTTTGGCAGAGGCGATCTCCGCTTTGACCAGATGGGAACTCAGACCCTGATAACTTTTGAGCATTTGCCGTCCCAAGGCATCGGGAATCAGGGCAATTCGTTCTTGCCAGCGAGATTGCGGTTCCGTCAGATTGGGGATCGGGTCCGTTAGGGAAGGAGGCAGGGCGTAGGGTGCGCCGGTGAGGATGGGGCGGATACTCGACTGCTTTTCGCTGACTTGGTGGGCGGCAGTCACGATTTGATTGTCCGCATTGGCGAGAATAGCGTTACTGCGTTTGCCCATGATTTCGATATATAAATGCCAGAGCACCGGGTCCCCCGGACGTTTGGCAAATTGGAGGTCCAGGGCGCGTTCCCAGGGGGAGACGGGGGCGATCGCCACAAATGCCAAACCCCCCAGTTGATGGCGCAATTGGTCACTAAAAGTAAAGGTATCCGGTTTACGCGGGGGAGGGTCACTCAGATGCAACCTTGCAGCGGTGGGATGCCAAGAAACCGCCAACCATCCGCGCCCGGTGAGGGTTCGCAGGGCTAAAAAAATGGTATGGCGATCGCGCTGATAAACCTGTTCGAGTCGCGCCGGTAACCAGGTGGTTCGCAACTCGCAATAGGAGGCGATCAGGGTAGTCAAGTCAACAGGTTGCATCGCTAATGGTCCAAAATACCCGTAAATTTACAATCCCAGTCATCAAATTCTTAAAAAGTACCCCAAAACTCTCAAAACTCCCTGAATTGCCTTGCGGAGTGCAGCGGATTGTCGAGTTTACCCAAATTTTGTAGATACTATGGAAATTAGAGCGCGATCGCGGTCAATCCAGGAGGAGTCTGAAATCGGTCACGATTCTAAGGGGCGATCGCAATTCGGCTACTTCCAGGGAGGGCGGCAGGGAATACTCATTCTGCCCCTATTCAGGGTATCATTCCCTGCACCTAAATTCCTGCCCCCTCTGTTGCCTCTTGGGGAGAACTCTTCTATCCCAGAAGCTGCAAAACCTGCCTGCTGAGGTTTCCAGCATTTTTAGTAAAAATCCTCCCCACAACAGGGGGACCGGAGGAGGTTCCCGGACCCGAACTTTCCTGAGATCTCATTTTTAGGGTTCAAACAGCTTTGAGAAGAAAACAAGTTTTACATCCCGAGGATGGTCCTAGTTATGGATATTCAACTGATTAATATCGGGTTTGGGAATATCATTTGTGCTCATCGAGTGATTGCCATTGTCAGTCCAGAATCTGCCCCTATCAAGCGCATTGTCACGGAGGCGCGGGAGGGAAATCGGCTGATTGATGCGACTTACGGCAGGCGGACAAGGGCGGTGATTATTATGGATTCGAGTCATGTGATTCTTTCCTCAATTCAGCCGGAGACGGTTGCGAATCGGTTCGTTTCCAGTAAAGATAGTTAAGCCAATCTAGGAAAAGCTTGACTGGGT containing:
- the remA gene encoding extracellular matrix/biofilm regulator RemA; the encoded protein is MDIQLINIGFGNIICAHRVIAIVSPESAPIKRIVTEAREGNRLIDATYGRRTRAVIIMDSSHVILSSIQPETVANRFVSSKDS
- a CDS encoding SUMF1/EgtB/PvdO family nonheme iron enzyme is translated as MWQSLSKEARFLTPMTEYWQPVIWQPNQQLDKGKYTITGILGGGGFGSTYTAKKKSGEIVAIKTLNTRQQTNKTTAEFTSLQVKFVNEALRLASCHHPHVVQVYEVVESLGLMGMVMEYIQGQNLAELVEDNGPMSCDQAMKIMEQIGSALSYVHSQNLLHRDIKPHNIMLRRSDGKAVLIDFGLARQFAYGETGSMTNSRTECYAPIEQYKRQGEFGPYTDVYALAATLYNLRTEKSPIPANFRDELKIPLPEPKQHNPQIADWENAALLKGLELEAAKRPQSVAEWLKLLGIGKTPPQPGVTFTFDIVKVNAEGKEISRIQGQAQQIIEDLGNGITLEMVLIPGGRFTMTSHFFKGDNDENPQHQFTIKPFLMGKYPVTQAQWRQVASFPKLQRDLHPNPSYFKGENLPVEQVSWYDLIEWCARLSKRISKPYRLPSESEWEYAARAGTTTAFHIGETLTTDLANYGSNNGQTTPVGYFKQANAFGLYDIHGNVWEWCADPLHDTYNGVPTDGRGWDINDISKHIEQLVTLLDAKKRHILRGGCWDKHRDYHHCGSLKWVGANHRSSSSGFRVSCFLPGTP
- a CDS encoding Rqc2 family fibronectin-binding protein → MQPVDLTTLIASYCELRTTWLPARLEQVYQRDRHTIFLALRTLTGRGWLAVSWHPTAARLHLSDPPPRKPDTFTFSDQLRHQLGGLAFVAIAPVSPWERALDLQFAKRPGDPVLWHLYIEIMGKRSNAILANADNQIVTAAHQVSEKQSSIRPILTGAPYALPPSLTDPIPNLTEPQSRWQERIALIPDALGRQMLKSYQGLSSHLVKAEIASAKLDFEQSTHSLTPDDWNRLFASWQQWLNFIQTCQTGDLSAIYPHWTETGYQVINWNHNPEPPDFKSVQDLLNRYYTDELNRFDFKQLRHQLSQKLSNLLNKLRVKGQGFENRLQESSEADEYRAKADLLMANLHEWQPGMKAIALPDFETGKPVTIPLDLEKNAVQNAQSLYKRHQKLKRARGAVEPLLAAVRQEIDYLEQIEVAISQIDDYREPADLQALAEIREEFIQQGYLSDPDYKRQTQESTPEFYRFVSPSGFELLIGRNNRQNDVLSFRVATDYDLWFHTQEIAGSHGLLRVPPGAVADEPDLQFAADLTAYYSRARQSEQVPVVYTEPKNVYKPKGAKPGMVIYKHERILWGCPQHFTPPT